A window of Poecilia reticulata strain Guanapo linkage group LG7, Guppy_female_1.0+MT, whole genome shotgun sequence genomic DNA:
ataaagctaaatattcatTAGCAATATTTAGCTAATGAGTAGCTAAATATtcattagctaaatatttttgctaattagcaaatatttacatgctAATTAGCTAAATAATTGGCTTGCTAACTAGTTTAGTTCTAcatgtttagtttaaaacagTGATATTTATAATGTATGATGTGgagaaaatatgacttaaaaatgtaatccttatttttttttttttcttaggttAAATAACCCGGATTACAGCTCTGAGTGTTTGTGTAACTTTACATTTCCCAGCATGATGCGCATCGAGTCACAATGCAAAGGCAACACAGTGGATCAGAGGTTTGGTCTCCACCGGGAGGGAACCTTTAGGTCCGATCTCAGGAGGATGGGTCCAGACTGAAACAGGATCTACGCTGTAAATCTGTATCGACtctgagacatttttaaatttctcctCGTTTCctcacagaaacatgaaaaactagaaaaacaaagatttgtgtTGCTGCTAAAACTTTTGCACCTTCAGAGTGAAAACAGGCTTAATTTGCTACAGCAGTGAAAAAATTCTCAGCCTTTAAAAGTGAAACCAGACGGttgcaacagaaacaaaaacggCTTTGATGCCGAGCGGGAAGCATCCAGGTGAGGTTGCAGGACAGGTGAGAGCATGACTCAGCGCCACTTAATCAGATtttctactggttttactgctggTGTAAACTGGGTCCGAATCCCAGAAAGCAGTGAAAGACGTTGAAAATGAGGCGGACATGATGAGCAAGCATCAACGTTTCTTTAACCatctgaaataattttagatatttatcagatttaagaacagaaagcttttatttttatgccagTGAGAACGAAGAAGCACATGACAACAGGAAGGCCGACTCCCTCACCTCTCCAGAGATCTGCAGGAAAAGCaggagaggaggaaagaaagacaTGAGAGCGAAAACAAAACGCAACATTCAGCGGTTCCTGTTGGTTCCCAGAGCCGGCCCGAGGCATATGCAAGTCAAACAGCTGCTTAGCACCAACAAGAGCACCAAGCTAGCAGGACAAAACCAATACATTTAAAGTAACACTTTAAACTAAATGCTATTACATGTAGAAAAATGATTTCTGCTTCATTTCTAAAGCTGTTGCACAAATAAGACTGACGGTGAAATAAGACATCAAACTTGTTTATCAGCTGATTtcactttcaaatatttataataatttggCACAATCACCAAAAAGGTTTGTGTCTTTGAACACCGGGAGGTTCAAAGACGTCTGGAGTCTATTTTGATTCCTGATCTGATACCGTGACTATTGGTTCCGATCGGTTCTGATCGGCAATGACTCACCTGTACTCGCCGAAGGTTTCATCCTTGTTCTGAAGATCGAAGTCGatgtcttttttctctttgtccttCACTGTGAggagaaacacattttcccaCATCAGTACGTCGTATTTCCGTCGTATTTCCGTCAGATCATCGGTTTGGGCGTACCTGCGTATTTCCCCCCCCTGCTGCGCTTAATGAGgcagaggatgaggaggatgaggatgaggaggacgaTGGCGCTGATGAGTCCAATCAACCAGCCCTGCGTGGCAAACCGGCCCGGCATTTCCGACGGCACTGAGGCAGAAACGTTTCACCTTTAGAACGTCTTTATGAGCGTAAACGACATTCAGTCCCGGCGGTTTGAGTCTGTGCGGACGCACCTGGTCCGACGGTCCGCAGCATTTCCTGCCAGTGCGTGTTGTTGTCGTGCAGGATCCTCAGGCTGTACTCGGTTCCTGGCTGGAGGCCCGTCAGCGAATAGAAACCCTGCGTGGAGTTGATCAGCTCTGACTCCTCCCACTGACCGCCGGCTGGACACAAAGAGAAATAACTAAAGTTAGCCGCTGagtttcctttacaaatgtcGATATTatgcttttatatatatatatataactgtattttttaattatgatgatttcattaaataagaaacataattaaaatccCACGTGAATCAATCAGTGTGTTTATGCGATGAGCCATTAAAAaactactacttcctgtctgtcgtcttctttgtcgttccctccagtagtaacatctggttgtttcCAACAGTTTCACAAAGTAAACAAATTTTTATacgattgaaaaaaaaaacaacgtagcataaaaaacttttaatcaaaatgtttcacttttttttccctaaaatcGGCGTCTTtccattaaatttattttcgtgATTCCAATTTGTGCAGATACGGTTACTGAAAATGCAGTTACTGGTGCATTTTTGTCTGTTAAGTAACCTGAAGTCTGCAAGTTTCATGATAGAATAAAATCGActagaatagaataaaaatatattatagaaataaaacgttcatgtttattaaatgttgaaaaaaacgACTATTTGACATCCAGGATTTCAGTGCAGAAAAACTGTGGAAATTTAAACACCAGCATGTTTGTAAAAACTTGTTGGGAACAAGATGCTGGTCTCCTAGCAACCAGTCTCCTATCAACTGGGTGCAACTTGGAGGTGTGCGTCCTTCTCCCCTCCATGCTTCCCATCTTGTTTCCACGGTTATAAAAACGTAACTTGGACGTGTCCTGCCGCTCACCGCTCTTCCGGAGGAAGTGGATGTGGAAGCCGTGGTTCCGGTGCCGGTCCTCAGGCACCCAGCTCAGGTTGAAGGACGTGACACTGGAAACCACGGTGATGTTTGTGGGAGGAGCTACAGGAAGCAGAGAGACGTTTACGACGGAACGATTTAATGTCATGAAAAGTTTCACAGCCAAAAATTAAcattcattttgattatttatccTGTCAAGAGAAAAGAACCGGGGTTcgttttttattcatattttcatcttgttcattcataacattttcaaactaaatattcaattagcaaactaaatattcagcttcaaactaaatatttagagagaaaatatttagagTGCAAACTCAACACTGAGTTAGTGAGCTAAATGCGTAGATTgaaactaattatttagtttgtaagataaatatttagctgtctaagtaaacatttaactcaaagctaattaaatatttagttagtaaaTCAGATATTGTGGCTGGGTAACTAAGTACTTATCTTGCTATCTAAAGTGTTTAGCATCAAACTTAATGTTTAACTTGCTAAATGAATGTTTAGTTTGTGGCTTTAATCTGAAGTTGTGACATAAATACTTGTTGATTGTGTAACGGTAAGAATGGCGCCCCCTGCAGAGCATCACTGTGTATTGAAGCTGGGGTTTGATGGCGGCGCCTTTACCTCCTTCCAGCAGCGTGGCGCCTCTCCGCGTGATGGGCGGGCCACATCCTGCTGCGGTGCACGCGATAACCATGAACAGGTAATAGCTGCTCGGGTCCAGATTGGTCAGTTCAGCCTggtttttgttcaaaacattGATTCTGGATATCTGGATCTCCGTCTGGCTGCCCCCCTCTGACAGGAAACACAAACCAGGCCCAACGTCAGATTAGTTCATCCTGAATAAAGTCCCTCTGTCCAAACTCAGCTGCTACCTTGCTGATATTGGACCTCGTAGCCCTGAAGTTCTCCGTTAACTTCATGCGGAGGAGACCAGTGGAGAATCAGTGAGGTTTCCGTTGGGCTTTCAAACGTCAGAGAGGCAGGAGGACCAGGAGCTGTGAAGACAAACGCACCGAGAAGGAGAGCAGAAAACTCTGGTCAACCTGGAAAATCCAAACTTCTTAAAGATGAGCTACTGCGATTCcttattcattacatttttcactttctaatctgcttattttaaatctgtgttaaatccaaacaagctgctgcCGGCCgcccccccaactcaatgtttacacttttGTGAAAAGGGCTGAAAACGGATGCGAAATCAGACAATCGTACATCttggaaaagcagaagtggagcatCCTGctcaaccaacaagaatgcaccAAGTGGTATCTGGATGGAAAGtcaactacactgcaaaaacacaaaatcttaccaagtattttttgttctaatttctagtgcacaGTAagataatctgccagtggaactagaactggacGTGCGccagggttgctaggtaacgggttgagctcagctgtggttgctaggAAACGGCGCAGCGTGACTCAatcgggaggtttttgaaatggcttgtttttcagacaccaaCAGACATGAAGTTATTCCCAGAAAACATCTGTGTGGTTCTTATAAGCATTTATAAGAACGACGCAGTAAAACCCCggatggaagaacaaaaaactgGACATGTTAGCGCAGTTCTAGTTCCAcgggcagattatttcacttgtaattAAACCATTTTCATGAATATAAAAGGCTCAAAACAAGCTACtgctttttgctgaaaagtcCCCTGTTAGTTagttttgacttgttttaagggtaccaagatatttacactagaaattagaacaaaaatacttggcaagattttgtgtttttgcagtgaaaactCTTGtcctttccagcagccattgtacagcgcatacagcggcAGAACCAACCGACTGAACTGGAGctctgctttggttgctaggtaacaggtggagttccactggggttgctggGTAACAGTCTGGGATTTTctgcggttgctaggtaacagtggAACTGTGGGACTTGTGACATCACAGTCTGAAGCTTTTTGAAAccagaaaacatgaacttaCTGCCACAAAGTGACAGAGTAGTTTTTCTAAGTGCTGTTTGAACTTTGAGTCGAGGCTGTTTGTAGAAacagcagaaacccaaatggaagaataaaaatgtgcaaaaggagAGTTTTGCATTCTAGTTCCctttaaaactcaaactgtgtgtttttgcagagcagcagccaatcagaccaAGTGGATTTATCACCTAAGCGTCGCCTCACCTCCCTCTGGCGTGTTGAAGCGCACCGGTGAGGAGCGAGGGCTCTCCCCTTTGCTGTTGAAGGCGGTGAGCTCCAGTTCGTACTGGGAGAACAGACGCAGACCAGTAACGTCAGCGGTCGTCTTGGCGCCATCGACCACCTCCACCCAGTTGTTCCTGTTCGCCAGTTTGTGTGGCTCCAGTCGGTGTTTCTCCGCCGTGCGGTGGTGTTTTCCCAGAGACCTCCTGTCCCGTCCGCTGGAGGATCCCAGCCTCCTGAAGTacagctgaagaagaagaagaagaaagatgaTGACAGCCTTACTGGAGTCCCCACCTGGATTTCACAATCTAAACCAACTGGGTTTATTGGTTCAAATGTCCTGGGGAACCAGTGAGGAAGGGTCCACCAGTTACCTCCCaccctgcagaaacacagaaactcgCCAAATGTTTTCCTCTCGTTTccactgcagagaaacaaatcaGCTTCATTGATCAGTTCAGCTTTTAGTTTTGGAAGATTACATTTCTGGGaaccaggattttttttccaccaacgCACTCGTTGGGTTTCCATCGAGCAGAGTGACGCCAGCGCGCCGAAGGCGgccattttgtttgacaaacGCGTTTCATGGCTTCCATTTAACTTTGAAGTCAGAGCAATTCTGTGACAAGGAACTAGAGCCAGGCTAagacttcatttttaattacaaaaatgcTTTCTTGTaacattacaagaaaaaaatcataatattcccagaataaagtcataattttatgagaactgcaacataaaaatgtgtaatatcaaaaataaaaaatctaatgagTTTGTTGagcattttaagaaattatacTTTGGTGTCAGTGGTACAGATAATACTTAATCTTTTAATCCACCAGCATCAAATTAGTCAGGACGAAGGCATTAATGACTTTAAATACGTAAGTTAgtaataaattagttttgtcgtATTTCATGttctgagatatttgcactttttagaggtttctgtttctgcatgGAAGCAGCTCTCCGTCTGGAGGGAAACGTTCTCCAGGATGTTCCAGGATATTCCAGGACGTTGTAAGGAGGTGTACCCTGTAGCCCAGCAGGTGGCCGCGGACGTTCTGCGCTTCGTTCCACGTCACTCTGACGGTGCTGTTCATCACGCTGAGGGCCACGCCGGTGGGCGGCTCCTCCGGCTCTGCAAGGAGAAGAAGATGGACAaggaggcttttattttgacagtctGAAGTGGAGGACACTGATAATCCTGAGAGGGGTgccaaagaaaacatattgtaataaataaatgatgtaaTCTTGCACTGATTGAACATTGATTCTTTCCTCGACgcttttaacagtttaatatcAGCATAAACAACCAGCACTGAGTGTGAGGAGGAACAGTGACAGTATTTATACTgctttaaatttgacttttttctgtctaaaaccacacattttactgtatttcttcAGGAATTTAATGACATACAGTATCCACACTTTCTAATAATTCTACATAAATACCTTATTATGACAATGTggaaacttttttgttttataaactaaagaTCACATTTACAAAAGTTTCCAACAGCCTTTGCTTCATACtttcagtttgtggttgtaataaaaaaaaggctgtaaATAACCACGACTGTTTTTCccacgggctgcacagtggcgcagttggtagagctgctgccttgcagcaagaaggttctgggttcgattcccggctccggtctttctgcatggagtctccatgttctccctgtgcatggtgggttttctccaggtactccggtttcctcccacagtccaaaaacatgactgtcaggttaattggcctcttcaaattgcccctaggtgtgagtgtgtgtgtgcagggttgtgtgtctctgtgtccctgcgacagactggcgacctgtccaggtgacctgtccaggtgaccccacctctcgccctgaacgttagctggagaggcaccagcacctcctgaacccactgagggacaagagtgtaagaaaatggatggatggatggatgtgttttCCACCTGCTGTGCCTCCCTGCCACCACTAGGGGGCAGAAGCAAACTGATCGCCTACAGCCGGCACCTGTTTGTTATTAACTGatactgtataaataaactgaaactgagtTATGGTTAAAAAGAcatcagaatatttatttttctacaaaatttgaagaataatctcaaactgaggtcaaaaatgtgaattttaaaggTGCATCATAACCGTCAGTCTGGAGTTTGAAAGCTGAACTTCCTGACTGATGAATAAATAATCAGGAGACGTACTGTCCTCGCCGGAGTGTCCAGTCTTTGCCTCGGCAGCCGGGCCTGACTCGATGGCGTTGACAGCCTGGACTTTGATCTCAAACGGCGTGAAGGTTCCCGTGTCGTTCACCGCGAACGGCGGAGACTTGGCGTCGGCCCAGTTCCACTCCGCGTTTCTGCCGTCGGCCTCCCGCCAGTGCACCCGGTACCGGAAGTCCTGGCCGTTGTGGAGGCGTTTATCCATCTCCTGCGGAGGGAAGCCGACGGATTCGGTTAAAGTCTGGAAGCGTTTCCTGTGTGGAAGCGAAGCGCTGAGCCACTCACGTCCCAGGTGATGAGCAGGACGCCCGGCTCGGTGGAGTTGCTGCGAACATTCGTGGGGTTCGAACGCGGCGCTGCGGGAAAACATGAGGGCTTTCACTTCAACTCGTTTCCCGAAGACCCGGCTGCAGTACTGACCCAGAAACACTTCAACACgttttttactcaagtaaaaatgaCAGATCTCCAGAAAATGAGTCCAGACAGTGTTTGGTGAAAAGTCAAAtcaagtaactgatcaaataattttctatctaaaaattgcatcatcatatggaccaaaacataaagttaagtggaaattttggtgttttaatgaCCAAATTActataattcatataagtaacaaaaaataacaaatcaatttatttcattaagaaactttttggtcaaaacatgtttgattttccatccagtgggaagaaaatccataAATTTCACCGCAGGAGGAGTAAAGATGCCTCATAGTGAAGTTACTAAAGTAGAAGTGAACAGTACAGCGTAGCAGAAATACTCCTCAAAGTACTCAGCCCAGGTGTCACCTGCAGCCGGAGTGCTGTGCGGCCTGGTGGGCTCGCTGGCTTTGCTCCGGCCCAGTTGGTTGACGGCGGCGACCCTGAAGCGGTACCAGCAGAAAGGCTGCAGGCTGAGCTGCAAGAGCCTGAAGTCTCCAGGAGCCGTCGTCCAGTGCCTCCACGCCGCGGCGCCGCCGTCCGACTGCGGCTTCTCCTCGGCTTCAACGATGAACTCTGGGGGCAGAAACTCGGGCCGTAAGCGACGACGCTGAACGCTCGGTTAATCTGGAAATATGAGCCCGTTAGTCTTACATGACAGATTAACCTAGATACCATTCTGACAAACAACGGTGGAAGATGGAagttttcctccatgttttaaGCTTTCTTGTGTTGCGTCACTAGCCAGTGTGTGAACATCTACAAGACCAAAATTTCACACCTGTTGCACCACATTCTGTGACCACAGGAGGcgctgttgcattttaacacgACGCTACGCCAAAAACGtaggaaggaaaataaagaaaaaaaccgaACTCTGTTTGAGTTTCCGGTTTGATAATCCGGTGAAGTGAAGCTCAGGTGACTTTTTCCAGAAATCCAAACCCAACAGATGCGTCTGAGCTTTTCCTGCCTCTCTACCTGTTATGGGTCTGTTGTGCGAAGATCCTGGGATCCAGCTGAGGGTGGCGCTGTAGTCCTTCATGGGGGCCAGCGATACAGAGCTGGGGGGGTCCGGTGGAGCTGCGGGCCCAAAAGTGGTTCCAGTTAGAAGTTCACATCTTCACCATGAATCTTAGCTTGGAGCTTTCAgcgatttattttaattttaaaagcaaactttgGGTGAGTTCACTGCTGGGTTCACAACCAGGAACCTTGACCACATTCTGGATGTTCAACCAGTTTTACTTCTCATCAGGAATGATCGACGTCGTTTTAATAAGCTAAAATAAACCGACTTCCTTACCTAACACCGTGACCCGGTGGGCCACCGACACCTGGCCCACCGGGTCCGTTCGGACCTCACAGGAAAACCTGCCTGTGTCGTTTTGCTGGACCTTTTTCACTTGTAACGTGTGATTCCTGAGGAGATTGTACCTGGACCTAcagaaaaaacaatgcaaatatcAAACAGATGGAcgataaatcaataacaatataaatCTCTACAGACGTTATCAGTATCAATAGATACGTCTGACAGACTATTAAACATATAGACATGCTGCAACATGATGTCACACACAAAAGATCCCGCCCCGAGCTTCCTGAGGACAAACAGCTGCTGGCTAACAGCGACTAGCATCGGTTTTAGCTGTAAATTATCAACTTAAAgagataaatattaaatgtatccgtgatatataaaagaaaaagcagcgcTTAGCAGCTAATCCTCAACACTACAACTGGATAACAagttcaggaagaaaaaaaaacagcgagGGGAagggaagtagttcagttatgctagcttgactatggaAACCGYAACATGKAGATGGGATGTGGAATCCGTTACCAAAGGCAACATAACTAAATTAACTAGTCAACCACctctgtgttagcttagctaatagcatccatccatccatccatccNNNNNNNNNNNNNNNNNNNNNNNNNNNNNNNNNNNNNNNNNNNNNNNNNNNNNNNNNNNNNNNNNNNNNNNNNNNNNNNNNNNNNNNNNNNNNNNNNNNNNNNNNatccatccatccatccatccatccatccatccatccatccatccatccatccatccatccatccatccatccatccatccatccatccatccatcttctcacacccttgtccctcagtggggtcgggagggattagctaatagcagtgGTAGCTAATCTACTCTTATTTATActcacaaacattaaaaacacacagctgtaaccgactgaatgttctgctctttgtgtgggaaatgtttgagtgttttttggtgttgaatcctgatgcACTAGTGGaccgttgctatggcaacaagaCCGAGTAGCGTAGCCGAGAcagagtgagaaagagaagaaTCCGAGTGGTTCTGAGTTATTCTTtaatggtttttctgtgttgttttttccctttgcCGTGGAGCACTGGACTAAATCAATAACACCTAAAGAACAGTCTTCAGTTTGAACGTAGCATGCGCCAAATTTCTGGgtgtaaaaataacatctaaTATTCACCGAAGCCCAATGCAGAACTGCGCAGCGTTTTGGGAAaggtaggcagaggaaagacttcagccgctcaacctctcacagccaGCTGAACCAGTCGAGTGGCTTCAACTAACCCACtgactctttggttgcctagcaacaacctggcGCGTAACTTCCACAACAGCAGCTTAAGTTTTTATAACTGCTTAGAACTAAAGAACRGCTTGGAGAGAAAACAGGATGTATCACTCTGCCAGGTTTTCAGTCCgtatcaataattattaatactGACCGATACGAAACGCTTATATTGTGATGCGTTTTTCATTCAWATTGCTCAGCCTTACAAACAACCAGAGCCTGATAAACATGRCTGGATGAAAACTCTGAAATAAYCCAGATTCTGGAYGGCCTTCCCCTCAGCAGAAYCMGTTTGCTGCMTGTTTTCATGCATGTTGTTCGGGTTTGTGGGCGTTTACTTGTTAGGCATTGGGAAGTTCAGGTCCCGTTCGTCCTTTTTCCACTGGACGTTGGCCCGCAGCCGAGGATCTTTGTAGAAGTGACAGTGCAGGTAAGCAGTTTGTCCCCGGTCAACGTCAACGTCCTGCGGACCTATAAGAATCACAGTTCGATCTGGAAGAGAGAGGAACCAGAGGCCGAAAAGTTTTATTTGGGAAATTTATCAAATCACCTTTAATCACAAGAGAGATAGTTTTATATTCATAAGAGcataaaagtgaataaatatgacataaacagcaataaaaaggagaagaaagctGAAAACTCYCTCACTGAAGACTTCCAGGTTAGCGGTGATGGAGATGTTGGTGTTGTCAACAGAGCAGATGTAGGCGCCGCTGTCCTCATGGGTGACGTTGACCAGTTGAACCGTCCCATTGGTGAATAAGGAAACGCGATTATCCAACAGCAGAGAAACGGCGTCCTCACGCAgcctaaacacagaaaatcagGCTGTTCGTTATGATAAAAGACGCTGCTGTAGCATNNNNNNNNNNNNNNNNNNNNNNNNNNNNNNNNNNNNNNNNNNNNNNNNNNNNNNNNNNNNNNNNNNNNNNNNNNNNNNNNNNNNNNNNNNNNNNNNNNNNNNNNNNNNNNNNNNNNNNNNNNNNNNNNNNNNNNNNNNNNNNNNNNNNNNNNNNNNNNNNNNNNNNNNNNNNNNNNNNNNNNNNNNNNNNNNNNNNNNNNNNNNNNNNNNNNNNNNNNNNNNNNNNNNNNNNNNNNNNNNNNNNNNNNNNNNNNNNNNNNNNNNNNNNNNNNNNNNNNNNNNNNNNNNNNNNNNNNNNNNNNNNNNNNNNNNNNNNNNNNNNNNNNNNNNNNNNNNNNNNNNNNNNNNNNNNNNNNNNNNNNNNNNNNNNNNNNNNNNNNNNNNNNNNNNNNNNNNNNNNNNNNNNNNNNNNNNNNNNNNNNNNNNNNNNNNNNNNNNNNNNNNNNNNNNNNNNNNNNNNNNNNNNNNNNNNNNNNNNNNNNNNNNNNNNNNNNNNNNNNNNNNNNNNNNNNNNNNNNNNNNNNNNNNNNNNNNNNNNNNNNNNNNNNNNNNNNNNNNNNNNNNNNNNNNNNNNNNNNNNNNNNNNNNNNNNNNNNNNNNNNNNNNNNNNNNNNNNNNNNNNNNNNNNNNNNNNNNNNNNNNNNNNNNNNNNNNNNNNNNNNNNNNNNNNNNNNNNNNNNNNNNNNNNNNNNNNNNNNNNNNNNNNNNNNNNNNNNNNNNNNNNNNNNNNNNNNNNNNNNNNNNNNNNNNNNNNNNNNNNNNNNNNNNNNNNNNNNNNNNNNNNNNNNNNNNNNNNNNNNNNNNNNNNNNTAGCATTAGCCTGACTAAAGTTATAACTAACTGTAGCGCCGTAGCGTTAGCCTGACTAAAGTTAACTGtggcgctttagcattagcataacaAATGTGaatgatatttttatgttttcatgatgtttgaaaacataaagcactttgaaaagcCTCGTTGCTGAWATGTGcggtacaaataaacttgattgatatGATTAaagctttagcattagcgcaGCTAGCTTTAAAGTTAGCTGTTTCCACCACAGCTGAAACcatttgtttagagttgcctttgattaatagCTATAAAATAGATGAATTCTTGTCCATTACAACTTTTCTCccactttaatgtttttctttttcattatttctgtttttttttatcactttgaaCTTCCTTCCTGCTAAagtgtgctgcacaaataactTTGACTTGACTTAAGTAGTATATATTTATACTATGTCTGGCAGTCATGAACTAAAACCCACAAATATGAATCCCAGAAACTAATCtgacaacatttatttaagtatttttctctGGGTTTGTTCTGCATTTGGTGCTAAAAGTCATcaaatttgttgcattttatttgcttattatCAGTGTGTGGAATCACTTTGGTCTACAGATCTTTAAATTCTCACCTTAATCTGAGTTATTCTGCTCTAGATTAAATTCTCTGTGCTTCTCACCATGTAATCTGAGGCCGGGGAGCAGCAAACGCCTCACAGTCCATGTTGACTTGTCCACCTTCAAACACTTTGTACACAATCCCATCAGAAGACAGGATCTGAGGCGGCAGCTCTGCGGGACAGAACCAGACTCAGCCACGCGCTCTGGAGCATGACAGTGATTTCATACGCAGCAGAGCGCGACGCGTCCCCACCGACGACAAACAGGTTGATGTTCTGCAGGATGGAGCCGTGAACGTTGGTGGCTTCACACTGATAGATGGCCGTGTCAGAAAGGACCACGTCCCTCAGGATCAGCGCGCTGCCGGCCACGCTGCGGCGGGGATCCTCGTCCACCGCTGCCCAGCAGAAAGAAAGATGGCGGAGGAGGAGAGAAGCAGAAACGATGAGGAGGGAACTGGTCCTGCTGCATCAGCTCTTTACTTCTAATCACAGTCGCATAAACggtcccagaagttatcgcgataaatgataatgttgttttgagaccattttaagGCAACATGAAGATaaatgcataataataataatacaagaacacattctcaaagatcaatcaactttaaattctaacaaacaTTAACGCTGGagctgaaagacattttaaataaatacataaaaaaacagaaacaacaaataaaacgaACTATGAAGactgaaaacaacattattcTTCAAGTTGAGGCCAAAACTCCAGTCTGGAGACTTTTACCATCCAGTTTTtagcagaaacaataaatcatgcaactGGAAAGtattaagatgtttttaatttttcatgtgaTTAACTGAATTATTGTTTATCGGGACACGTTTCTTTCTATCTTCTTTATTTCCTATTTTTCCCCGTTTGCTGTTTAGTGACTGAATTATTGCCACCAGGAGCCATTTGTTGCCTAATTCCCCGTTTTGAACAATCGTTTCTCCGCCCTCCATTCCTGGTCTGGGTCACCGTGGCAGAGAAACCTTTCATGCATGTCAGGTTGTTTTTATCTCGTGTGctagctgtttgtt
This region includes:
- the LOC103468055 gene encoding neural cell adhesion molecule L1.1-like isoform X1, producing MCALQRLWMGCRGRCPPVLSVLLLPLYFLFAQGAITIPSHYNYQPSQTPPNLTVVPKSVTAFTRDDVVLTCSASGSPTPLIRWLKDGVQFGPEKSGSGKINASEDEEAMELESYAGVYQCFASNDLGTAMTQAVEVIVEPYPFVAKENRLDKTAYESESLILSCNPPKRLTPPQIYWMGTKMRHIHQNDRVMIGLDGNLYFANLINSDSRSDYYCYAQYTAARTIIPVTVASLTVLPSNEVVRGRKPDLLQPHGSHTAVQALRGQSVTLECIPKGLPTPWVEWQKTDGDLKTTSASLDSFDRWLYFDSITEDDDGEYRCRAHNVHGNATHSFTVTVKAAPYWVKEFSDLTPDPMYAPGETVRLDCLAKGNPAPAITWRINGEPLTAVDEDPRRSVAGSALILRDVVLSDTAIYQCEATNVHGSILQNINLFVVELPPQILSSDGIVYKVFEGGQVNMDCEAFAAPRPQITWLREDAVSLLLDNRVSLFTNGTVQLVNVTHEDSGAYICSVDNTNISITANLEVFNRTVILIGPQDVDVDRGQTAYLHCHFYKDPRLRANVQWKKDERDLNFPMPNKSRYNLLRNHTLQVKKVQQNDTGRFSCEVRTDPVGQVSVAHRVTVLAPPDPPSSVSLAPMKDYSATLSWIPGSSHNRPITEFIVEAEEKPQSDGGAAAWRHWTTAPGDFRLLQLSLQPFCWYRFRVAAVNQLGRSKASEPTRPHSTPAAAPRSNPTNVRSNSTEPGVLLITWDEMDKRLHNGQDFRYRVHWREADGRNAEWNWADAKSPPFAVNDTGTFTPFEIKVQAVNAIESGPAAEAKTGHSGEDKPEEPPTGVALSVMNSTVRVTWNEAQNVRGHLLGYRLYFRRLGSSSGRDRRSLGKHHRTAEKHRLEPHKLANRNNWVEVVDGAKTTADVTGLRLFSQYELELTAFNSKGESPRSSPVRFNTPEGAPGPPASLTFESPTETSLILHWSPPHEVNGELQGYEVQYQQEGGSQTEIQISRINVLNKNQAELTNLDPSSYYLFMVIACTAAGCGPPITRRGATLLEGAPPTNITVVSSVTSFNLSWVPEDRHRNHGFHIHFLRKSAGGQWEESELINSTQGFYSLTGLQPGTEYSLRILHDNNTHWQEMLRTVGPVPSEMPGRFATQGWLIGLISAIVLLILILLILCLIKRSRGGKYAVKDKEKKDIDFDLQNKDETFGEYRSLESDGDEKRSDSQRSLCDDSKLGSEDSLAEYGDSVDIQFNEDGSFIGQYSGRSAAAAAPHGSSGPASPLNPAPPPPFAPSMSGILNRPS